A genome region from Rattus norvegicus strain BN/NHsdMcwi chromosome 17, GRCr8, whole genome shotgun sequence includes the following:
- the LOC134482689 gene encoding spermatogenesis-associated protein 31-like: protein MERFLNLMNSIIYSWVSPSTIDTAMDMSIAILCGAGLFFLLTPFLKNLPVSPCESEKDITEDVKMRQRQTRKKIATLKGCRDAAKNVEETRTPSQPMKIEQLLQDSTPHPWLNRLQKMEHLLIFQPLSHLNCLEYLIHKEFSHIFWGISTLFSESVLAAPNILRNPSLAQHKTLRFHDACRPAAQVPSREQGLPECSQEQPLPAQLVTPSCDKAPTNANHPKLYTNQNTSLFQETGLWKNTSYH, encoded by the exons atggaaagatttctcaATCTGATGAATAGCATTATTTACTCATGGGTGAGCCCCAGCACTATAGACACAGCAATGGACATGAGCATTGCCATTCTGTGTGGAGCTGGGCTCTTTTTCCTACTGACTCCCTTCCTGAAAAACCTCCCTGTGTCACCATGTGAAAGTGAAAAGGACATCACAGAG GATGTGAAGATGAGGCAGAGACAAACCAGGAAGAAAATCGCTACTCTAAAAG GTTGCAGAGATGCTGCAAAGAATGTGGAAGAGACCAGGACTCCATCACAACCTatgaaaat CGAGCAACTTCTCCAGGACTCCACACCACATCCCTGGTTGAACCGTCTTCAGAAAATGGAACACCTTCTGATATTTCAGCCATTGTCTCATCTCAATTGCTTGGAGTATCTTATACACAAGGAATTTAGTCACATTTTCTGGGGCATATCCACTCTTTTCTCTGAGTCAGTTTTGGCTGCTCCCAACATCCTCAGAAACCCTTCCTTAGCACAACACAAAACCCTCAGGTTTCATGATGCCTGTCGCCCTGCTGCCCAAGTTCCTTCCAGGGAGCAAGGACTTCCAGAGTGTTCCCAAGAACAGCCATTGCCTGCACAACTTGTGACACCAAGCTGTGACAAAGCCCCAACTAATGCAAATCATCCCAAGCTCTACACCAATCAAAACACCTCCTTATTTCAAGAGACAGGCCTTTGGAAAAATACGTCCTACCACTGA